In one window of Nocardia brasiliensis DNA:
- a CDS encoding metallophosphoesterase, which yields MPVISTSAVRTTALGAAGAAVAGIGYASLVERNAFVLREATMPVLAPGSSSLRVLHISDLHMTPGQKHKQQWLRELDRLEPDLVVNTGDNLSHQKSVPAVVQALGGLLSRPGLFVFGSNDYFAPVPKNPLKYFKKDHRRVYGAPLPWKDLRAAFTERGWLDLTHVRRDLEVAGIRIATAGVDDPHLRRDRYDTIAGTPNPLAELRIGLTHSPEPRVLDRFADDGYDLVMAGHTHGGQLCLPGYGALVTNCGIDRSRVKGPSKWGEHTQLHVSAGIGTSPWAPYRFCCRPEATLLTLVAAPPKRPASDSGQGVSASEAVAR from the coding sequence ATGCCCGTGATCTCGACCTCTGCTGTCCGCACGACCGCGTTGGGAGCCGCTGGGGCGGCGGTGGCCGGAATCGGCTACGCCTCGCTGGTCGAACGCAACGCCTTCGTTCTGCGGGAGGCAACCATGCCGGTGCTCGCACCGGGGTCGTCCTCGCTGCGGGTGCTCCACATCAGCGACCTGCACATGACCCCCGGCCAGAAGCACAAGCAGCAGTGGCTGCGGGAACTGGATCGGCTGGAGCCGGACCTGGTCGTCAACACCGGCGACAACCTCTCGCATCAGAAGTCGGTACCCGCGGTAGTCCAGGCCCTCGGCGGATTGCTTTCCCGCCCGGGGCTTTTCGTTTTCGGGAGCAACGACTACTTCGCGCCGGTGCCGAAGAACCCGCTCAAGTACTTCAAGAAGGACCACCGGCGCGTTTACGGCGCGCCACTGCCGTGGAAGGACCTGCGCGCGGCGTTCACCGAGCGGGGCTGGCTGGACCTGACCCACGTACGCCGCGACCTGGAGGTGGCTGGCATCCGCATCGCCACCGCGGGCGTGGACGATCCGCACCTGCGGCGCGACCGCTACGACACCATCGCGGGCACGCCGAACCCGTTGGCGGAGCTACGCATCGGCCTGACCCATTCGCCCGAGCCCCGCGTGCTCGACCGCTTCGCCGACGACGGCTACGACCTGGTGATGGCCGGGCACACGCACGGCGGCCAGCTGTGCCTGCCCGGCTACGGCGCGCTGGTCACCAACTGCGGTATCGACCGGTCCCGGGTGAAGGGCCCCTCGAAGTGGGGCGAGCACACCCAACTGCACGTCTCCGCGGGCATCGGCACCTCGCCGTGGGCGCCCTACCGCTTCTGCTGCCGTCCCGAAGCGACCCTGCTGACGCTGGTCGCGGCGCCGCCGAAGCGGCCTGCGAGCGACTCGGGCCAGGGCGTGTCTGCGTCGGAGGCCGTCGCCCGCTAA
- a CDS encoding GatB/YqeY domain-containing protein, which produces MSELKSQLRTDMTAAMKAKDTLRLSTLRMLLAAIQTAEVAGAEARELSDADVLAVLQKEAKKRSESAEIYTQAGRGELAANEHAEARIIDEYLPTQLSDAEVADLADTAIAQVAEQLGERPGMRQMGQVMKIATGLAAGKADGSRISAAVKARL; this is translated from the coding sequence ATGTCGGAACTCAAATCGCAACTGCGGACGGATATGACCGCCGCGATGAAAGCCAAGGACACGCTGCGCCTTTCCACATTGCGGATGCTGCTGGCGGCGATCCAGACCGCCGAGGTGGCCGGTGCCGAGGCGCGCGAGCTCTCCGACGCCGATGTGCTCGCCGTATTGCAGAAAGAGGCGAAGAAGCGCAGCGAGTCGGCCGAGATCTACACCCAGGCGGGGCGTGGCGAGTTGGCGGCCAACGAGCACGCCGAGGCCAGGATCATCGACGAGTACCTGCCGACCCAACTGTCCGACGCCGAGGTCGCCGACCTCGCCGACACCGCGATCGCCCAGGTCGCCGAGCAGCTCGGCGAGCGTCCCGGCATGCGGCAGATGGGCCAGGTGATGAAGATCGCCACCGGCCTCGCTGCCGGCAAGGCCGATGGCTCCCGCATCTCGGCGGCGGTCAAAGCACGTCTCTAA